In the Necator americanus strain Aroian chromosome X, whole genome shotgun sequence genome, GTCCGCCGACGCAACATGtgatcaaataaaaatgcttAAAACCAAATGATTTCCGCAGGATATGATGTAGGGAAGACATGCGACCCAATGTGATGCGAAACAATCCTATCCAAATTCTCTGAGATAACATAAAATCTGTATAAGAAGCCAGTCAATCACAAGAGACGCAGACTTGATCACAAACATATTAACAAGTTCATTCCATCAAAGAGGTATCCATGGCCCCATCGTAACTGTCCACAGTCTGGTCTCTGGCACTCAAAATTTGTATGATAAGGAGAACAACACTTCCAACAGCGATTTTGCTCTCTCAGCATTTTGCGGCGAATGCTTCAGCCCGTGAACGTTCAGCACTCCACTGAAACATGATTGTCCATATGACAGAACAAACAATCCTTGTCATCCGACAAATCTCTGACAAAAGAAGATGTTTCAGCATTTCGGCGctccgtcgtctccaccagattttccatttttcatcttttggatacagactagaaccttcGACTCGATCCttggttcctcgttaaccgcataagTAGGTCTATAAACGTGCTTGAGTTCAGGAACTGACAGTCCTTGCTGGTTcggcaaggtcttgaagtaaTCCCTCTAAATTGAAAGGGTTGGTTCATCGACAGTCACTGCCATTGTTGGGGACTATTCATATTGctgctatactgttttagtaaagaatagactttccgcgggttctccTCCTTCCACACCTTTTCAAACCCCTTCGCTGTTGACGTCCATTTGCTTTCGTGGTCTTTTCGCAGTTGGCGACGTTGCTTCTTTCTCAGATGCTTTTTCCTGGCTGAAATCACCAGTGCGGGCGGCATACAGGATTATACatgaattttatttctgcagATGCGCAGACAAACCTCTTCCACGGCAATAataccgggagcgtttccgcTGCAGCGTCCTgcatgcactttgtgaaggaatccgcatcgctaaacTTCTTCCTGTTcttactccaacatgaatataCACACattggcggaatttcgttctgca is a window encoding:
- a CDS encoding hypothetical protein (NECATOR_CHRX.G22358.T1); its protein translation is MQDAAAETLPVLLPWKSQEKASEKEATSPTAKRPRKQMDVNSEGRDYFKTLPNQQGLSVPELKHVYRPTYAVNEEPRIESKVLVCIQKMKNGKSGGDDGAPKC